In Flammeovirgaceae bacterium 311, one DNA window encodes the following:
- a CDS encoding integral membrane protein terc (COG0861 Membrane protein TerC, possibly involved in tellurium resistance), whose amino-acid sequence MAEIFTGAGLVAFLSLTLMEIVLGIDNIVFISILVARLPPESQPKARFIGIALALLVRVALLFAITWLIGASQDLFSLFGMGFSIRDLILLGGGLFLLYKSTTEIHHKLEGQEESNQNVKAVSFSSVIFQIILLDIVFSFDSILTAIGLVDNVWIMVAAVVISMGVMLLAAGTIASFIEKHPTVKMLALSFLLLIGVMLALESFEVHIPKFAIYAAIFFSLFVEFLNIKVRKNSSKTVDLHQQYKE is encoded by the coding sequence ATGGCAGAAATTTTTACCGGCGCTGGTCTGGTTGCCTTTTTGTCGCTCACACTTATGGAGATTGTGCTGGGCATCGACAACATTGTATTTATTTCCATTCTGGTAGCCCGGCTGCCACCGGAATCGCAGCCCAAGGCCCGATTTATAGGAATTGCACTGGCTTTGCTCGTTCGGGTAGCCTTACTTTTCGCTATTACCTGGCTGATTGGCGCTTCACAGGATCTCTTTTCACTTTTCGGTATGGGTTTTAGCATCCGTGATCTGATCCTGCTGGGAGGTGGTTTATTCCTGCTTTACAAGAGCACAACCGAAATTCACCACAAGCTGGAAGGCCAGGAAGAATCGAACCAAAATGTAAAGGCCGTGAGCTTTTCTTCTGTTATCTTTCAAATCATTTTGCTGGACATCGTTTTCAGCTTTGATTCTATTCTTACTGCCATTGGTCTGGTAGATAATGTCTGGATCATGGTAGCAGCGGTTGTGATTTCAATGGGTGTTATGCTGCTGGCTGCCGGCACCATTGCTTCTTTCATAGAAAAACACCCTACCGTAAAGATGCTGGCGCTTTCCTTCCTGCTCCTGATTGGTGTTATGCTGGCGCTTGAATCATTTGAGGTGCATATTCCTAAATTTGCCATCTACGCGGCCATCTTCTTCTCGCTTTTTGTAGAGTTCCTGAACATCAAAGTGCGTAAGAATTCCAGCAAAACTGTAGACCTGCACCAGCAGTATAAAGAGTAA
- a CDS encoding hypothetical protein (COG2354 Uncharacterized protein conserved in bacteria), translating into MASGLLALLDDVSALVKVSAASLDDVPTQVAKTSGKVSGIVIDDAAVTPKYVVGLNPERELSIIFQIAKKSLINKLLILSPAALLLGFFAPWAINPILMLGGAFLCYEGYEKVHSMFNKPHIDDQSAQKEDLKVITPEELEKTRITGAVRTDLILSAEIVAITYATVADKTLVTQIAVMLSVAIFITVAVYGFVGLIVKADDIGLHMAKDHQHPRTRKFGNGIVKFMPHFLKILGYIGTAAMLWVGAEIIAHGIPFTSHALHDLEHSLAHLPLFAWLAKALLCAIGGLLIGAIIEKAVMLIRKFV; encoded by the coding sequence ATGGCTTCCGGACTTCTCGCTTTATTAGATGATGTATCTGCCCTTGTAAAAGTAAGTGCGGCTAGTTTAGATGATGTTCCCACCCAGGTGGCCAAAACATCGGGGAAAGTGTCGGGAATTGTTATAGATGATGCGGCGGTGACTCCCAAGTATGTCGTGGGGCTTAATCCTGAACGTGAACTATCCATTATTTTTCAGATCGCTAAAAAATCTCTGATCAATAAACTACTCATTTTAAGCCCTGCAGCGCTCCTGCTGGGTTTCTTCGCCCCCTGGGCAATCAATCCTATTTTAATGCTGGGAGGTGCGTTTTTATGTTATGAGGGCTATGAGAAAGTACATTCCATGTTCAATAAACCTCATATCGATGACCAGTCCGCCCAAAAGGAGGATCTGAAGGTGATTACCCCCGAAGAACTTGAAAAGACCAGGATTACTGGCGCCGTCCGCACTGACCTGATCCTGTCTGCTGAAATCGTAGCCATTACCTATGCCACGGTGGCAGACAAAACGCTGGTAACCCAAATTGCTGTGATGTTGAGCGTAGCTATCTTTATCACTGTTGCCGTTTATGGTTTTGTAGGCCTGATTGTGAAAGCCGACGATATTGGCCTCCACATGGCCAAAGATCACCAACATCCTCGTACCAGAAAATTTGGCAATGGTATTGTTAAATTCATGCCCCACTTCTTAAAAATACTCGGCTATATCGGAACAGCTGCCATGCTGTGGGTTGGAGCCGAAATTATTGCACACGGTATTCCCTTTACAAGCCACGCCCTGCATGATCTGGAACACAGCCTGGCGCACCTGCCCCTGTTTGCATGGCTGGCAAAAGCCCTGCTCTGTGCAATTGGCGGACTTTTAATAGGTGCCATCATAGAAAAAGCAGTGATGCTCATACGCAAATTTGTTTGA
- a CDS encoding DNA/RNA helicase (COG0513 Superfamily II DNA and RNA helicases), which yields MEDNTLGFAGFGLAPSLIESIDIMGFSDPTPVQQAAIPAILEGKDLIACAQTGTGKTAAYLLPIMHKLESRERMGGGVNTIIISPTRELALQIDQQIVGLSYFTSVSSIAVYGGGTGSEFEREKQALKSGADIIVATPGKLISHLNMGYVNTDSIQHLILDEADRMLDMGFYEDIMRIVGRLPEKRQTLMFSATMPPKIRQMASRLLKDPSEINIAISKTAEGVHQAAYSVYEEQKEDLLESILDRPNLDSVIVFSSRKSTVRSIEKGLLRKKINAKIISSDLEQREREEVLRQFRNKTFPVLIATDVLSRGIDIADLDMVLNFDVPHDAEDYVHRVGRTARAKSTGEAITFVTPKEQRNFYKIEKLTGIEVEKPALPESMGKAPEWQDPSQLRRVSGNSRGGGRDSSASHHRPGRTGGGGGNRQGRNNSRRRKGPSRGPGNSTAGQGPAQE from the coding sequence ATGGAAGATAACACCCTTGGTTTTGCAGGTTTCGGTTTAGCACCCTCCCTCATAGAAAGTATTGACATAATGGGTTTCAGTGACCCTACGCCTGTACAGCAGGCTGCGATACCAGCGATTTTAGAAGGCAAAGATCTGATTGCCTGTGCACAGACCGGCACAGGAAAAACAGCCGCCTACCTGCTCCCCATCATGCACAAGCTTGAGTCGAGAGAACGAATGGGTGGTGGCGTGAACACTATCATCATATCGCCAACACGGGAACTTGCCCTGCAGATTGACCAGCAAATTGTAGGCCTCTCCTACTTTACTTCAGTGAGCTCTATTGCCGTGTATGGCGGTGGCACCGGTTCTGAATTTGAACGTGAAAAGCAGGCCCTGAAGTCAGGGGCCGATATTATTGTAGCAACCCCCGGCAAGCTTATTTCTCATTTAAACATGGGATACGTAAACACTGACAGCATTCAGCACCTGATCCTGGATGAGGCCGACCGCATGCTGGATATGGGTTTCTACGAAGACATTATGCGCATTGTGGGGAGACTACCCGAAAAGCGTCAGACCCTGATGTTTTCGGCTACCATGCCTCCCAAAATACGGCAGATGGCCAGCAGGCTGCTGAAAGATCCTTCGGAAATCAATATTGCCATTTCTAAAACGGCAGAGGGCGTACACCAGGCAGCATACTCCGTCTATGAAGAACAGAAAGAAGACCTGCTGGAAAGCATACTGGACCGCCCCAACCTCGATAGTGTTATTGTATTCAGCAGCCGCAAAAGTACTGTTCGCAGCATAGAGAAAGGCCTGCTCCGCAAAAAAATAAACGCCAAGATCATCAGCTCAGACCTGGAGCAGCGTGAACGGGAGGAAGTGCTTCGTCAGTTCCGAAACAAAACTTTCCCGGTACTGATTGCCACCGATGTACTAAGCCGTGGCATTGACATTGCCGACCTGGACATGGTGCTGAATTTTGACGTACCACACGATGCAGAAGATTATGTGCACCGTGTTGGCCGCACTGCACGGGCAAAATCAACCGGCGAAGCAATCACCTTTGTTACCCCAAAGGAGCAAAGAAACTTCTATAAAATAGAAAAGCTCACGGGTATTGAGGTAGAAAAGCCAGCCTTACCGGAAAGTATGGGCAAAGCACCGGAATGGCAGGATCCCAGCCAGCTGCGCCGTGTAAGCGGTAATTCCAGGGGTGGCGGCAGAGATTCTTCTGCTTCGCATCACAGGCCTGGCAGAACAGGCGGTGGCGGAGGCAACAGGCAGGGCCGCAATAATTCCCGAAGAAGAAAAGGGCCATCCAGAGGGCCCGGAAATTCTACTGCAGGTCAGGGACCGGCACAAGAGTAA
- a CDS encoding 30S ribosomal protein S1 (COG0539 Ribosomal protein S1) has translation MPLPAGSRQEVITEPILRFMANTPQEFDWESYETKGFGEGYSKKQKEELSQMYEDTLNQVTEKEVVKGTVVGINDRDVILNIGFKSDGLVSASEFRDLPNLSIGDEVEVFVEEQENALGQLVLSRKKAKIVRAWTLIQEALDQDTIIEGTVKRRTKGGLIVDIYGVEAFLPGSQIDVKPIRDFDVYVGKKMEVKVIKINYTNDNVVVSHKVLIEKDLEKQKAEILENLEKGQVLEGVIKNMTNFGVFIDLGGVDGLLHITDISWGRINHPEEVLKLDEKVNVVVLDFDEEKKRISLGMKQLTPHPWDSLGDQIEPGSKVSGKIVNVADYGAFLELMPGVEGLIHVSEMSWSQHLRNPADFVKVGEEREAVVLTIDRDERKMSLGIKQLSEDPWTKSNVLTKYAVGTKHTGIVRNLTNFGLFLELEEGIDGLVHVSDLSWTKKIKHPSEFIKVNEELEVQVLELDVDNRRLALGHKQLEENPWDTFESIFTPGSDHKCTIINKNDKGAVLELPYGIEGFALTKSLQKEDGSKAEVGETLDFKVTEFSKDDKRIVLSHTATYREEESKGLKKAAPAKSAGTPAAAPAASVPAAGGKKKAAAPAAQGGDAGATLGDLDALANLKEQMMESEAKQASKPAGANESAPSIASEVSEDSELVPDAEPDRANAKALNDQKKAEEASSETETDSESDEETKA, from the coding sequence ATGCCCCTGCCGGCCGGCTCACGACAGGAGGTGATAACAGAGCCAATATTACGCTTTATGGCAAATACTCCACAAGAGTTTGATTGGGAAAGTTACGAAACCAAAGGTTTCGGCGAAGGCTACTCTAAAAAGCAAAAAGAGGAACTTTCTCAAATGTACGAAGACACTCTGAATCAGGTAACTGAGAAAGAGGTTGTAAAAGGAACTGTAGTAGGCATCAACGACCGCGATGTTATCCTTAACATCGGTTTCAAATCTGACGGTCTTGTTTCTGCCTCTGAATTCCGTGACCTGCCAAACCTATCTATTGGCGACGAAGTAGAAGTTTTCGTTGAAGAGCAGGAAAATGCGCTTGGTCAGTTAGTACTTTCTCGCAAAAAAGCGAAAATCGTACGTGCCTGGACACTGATCCAGGAAGCCCTTGACCAGGACACAATCATTGAAGGTACTGTTAAGCGCCGCACTAAAGGTGGTCTGATCGTAGACATATACGGTGTGGAAGCTTTCTTGCCAGGTTCGCAGATCGACGTGAAGCCAATTCGCGATTTTGATGTGTACGTTGGCAAGAAAATGGAGGTGAAGGTGATCAAGATCAACTACACCAACGACAACGTAGTTGTATCGCATAAAGTACTGATCGAGAAAGATCTTGAGAAGCAGAAAGCCGAGATCCTGGAGAACCTTGAAAAAGGCCAGGTACTGGAAGGTGTGATCAAAAACATGACCAACTTCGGTGTGTTCATCGACCTTGGTGGTGTAGACGGTCTGCTGCACATCACAGACATCAGCTGGGGACGTATCAACCACCCGGAGGAAGTTCTGAAACTGGACGAGAAAGTAAACGTGGTGGTACTGGACTTCGACGAAGAGAAGAAGCGTATCAGCCTTGGTATGAAGCAGCTTACGCCGCATCCATGGGATTCTCTGGGCGATCAGATCGAGCCAGGTTCCAAGGTATCAGGCAAAATCGTTAACGTTGCTGATTACGGCGCATTCCTGGAACTGATGCCAGGTGTTGAAGGCCTGATCCACGTAAGCGAAATGAGCTGGAGCCAGCACCTGCGCAACCCTGCCGACTTTGTAAAAGTAGGCGAGGAGCGTGAAGCAGTAGTGTTGACCATCGACCGCGACGAGCGTAAAATGTCACTGGGCATCAAGCAGCTTTCTGAAGATCCTTGGACTAAGTCTAACGTTCTGACTAAATACGCTGTAGGTACCAAGCATACCGGCATTGTACGTAACCTGACCAACTTCGGCCTGTTCCTTGAGCTGGAAGAGGGTATCGACGGTCTGGTACACGTATCTGACCTTAGCTGGACCAAAAAGATCAAGCACCCTTCTGAGTTCATCAAAGTAAATGAGGAACTGGAAGTACAGGTACTTGAGCTTGATGTTGATAACCGCCGTCTGGCACTGGGCCACAAGCAGCTTGAAGAAAACCCATGGGATACCTTCGAATCTATCTTTACCCCGGGCTCTGACCACAAGTGTACCATCATCAACAAAAACGATAAAGGTGCTGTTCTGGAGCTGCCTTACGGTATTGAGGGCTTTGCCCTGACCAAGAGCCTTCAGAAAGAAGATGGCAGCAAAGCTGAAGTAGGCGAAACGCTTGATTTCAAAGTAACCGAGTTCTCTAAAGACGATAAGCGCATTGTATTAAGCCACACTGCCACTTACCGTGAAGAGGAGAGCAAAGGCCTGAAGAAAGCCGCTCCTGCCAAAAGCGCTGGTACTCCTGCCGCAGCCCCTGCTGCTTCTGTTCCAGCCGCTGGTGGCAAGAAGAAAGCCGCTGCTCCTGCTGCACAGGGCGGTGATGCCGGTGCTACCCTGGGCGACCTGGATGCCCTGGCCAACCTGAAAGAGCAAATGATGGAAAGCGAAGCTAAGCAGGCCAGCAAACCTGCTGGTGCAAATGAAAGTGCGCCAAGCATCGCCAGCGAAGTTTCTGAAGATTCTGAATTAGTACCTGACGCTGAGCCTGACAGGGCTAATGCAAAAGCGCTGAATGACCAGAAAAAAGCTGAAGAAGCTTCATCAGAAACAGAGACTGATTCTGAATCAGACGAAGAAACTAAAGCGTAA
- a CDS encoding ATPase (COG0642 Signal transduction histidine kinase) — protein sequence MENDNGIAELGFLRELAERTSQVIFAFDLDAQRFVFLNPSFEVVWNKTREGVYAKPAALLDMVHPDDRGYMIETYNKLLKGTVKKEVEFRIRITDTIVRWLYLTPFLITQEGGNRLVAGFVEDITSSRENQAYVQKFASKKNSLLEILSHDLSGPLNNIQGLSSLLTKEIEEYNNPRLYKLVEMVANTSERSIGMIREFVKQEFMESVNVELIRERVDIVALIRQVLNQYQAAEKNLDKTFELATSEDEIFVEIDDYKFNQVINNLISNSLKFTPDGGEIRIRIDQKEASVLVTVADNGIGIPAKYHDNLFEKFTKAKRPGLKGEPSLGLGMSLIKTIVEWHGGRIWFRSEEGKGTTFYIEIPKE from the coding sequence ATGGAAAATGATAATGGGATAGCTGAGCTGGGCTTTCTGCGGGAACTAGCAGAACGCACTTCACAGGTCATTTTTGCTTTTGATCTGGATGCGCAGCGTTTTGTTTTCCTGAACCCATCCTTTGAAGTGGTATGGAACAAAACAAGGGAGGGCGTGTATGCTAAACCAGCTGCTCTTCTAGATATGGTTCATCCGGATGATAGAGGTTATATGATAGAAACATATAATAAACTTCTGAAGGGAACTGTTAAGAAAGAGGTGGAATTCCGCATCAGGATTACTGATACCATTGTGCGGTGGTTGTACCTGACGCCATTTCTGATTACGCAGGAGGGAGGTAACAGGCTGGTTGCAGGTTTTGTAGAAGACATCACCTCTTCGAGGGAAAATCAGGCTTATGTGCAGAAATTTGCCTCTAAGAAAAATTCTCTTCTTGAAATTCTTTCCCACGACTTATCCGGACCGCTGAATAATATCCAGGGCTTATCCTCTTTGCTTACGAAAGAAATAGAGGAATATAATAATCCTAGGCTTTATAAACTGGTGGAAATGGTTGCAAACACCAGTGAGCGCAGCATTGGTATGATCCGTGAATTTGTAAAACAGGAATTCATGGAATCTGTAAATGTGGAGCTGATCAGGGAGAGAGTTGACATTGTTGCCTTGATCAGACAGGTGCTTAACCAATACCAGGCTGCGGAAAAAAACCTTGACAAGACTTTTGAGCTGGCTACCTCAGAAGACGAAATTTTTGTTGAGATAGATGATTATAAGTTTAATCAGGTAATCAATAACCTAATTTCGAATTCCTTAAAATTCACTCCTGATGGTGGAGAAATCAGGATTCGTATTGATCAAAAAGAGGCTTCCGTTCTTGTAACAGTGGCAGATAACGGAATAGGCATCCCTGCCAAATATCACGATAACTTATTCGAGAAATTTACGAAGGCCAAAAGGCCTGGCCTGAAAGGGGAGCCTTCGCTGGGTCTGGGTATGTCACTGATCAAAACCATTGTTGAATGGCATGGAGGCAGGATATGGTTTAGAAGTGAAGAGGGAAAAGGCACAACTTTCTATATAGAAATCCCAAAGGAGTAA
- a CDS encoding glycoside hydrolase family 3 protein (COG1472 Beta-glucosidase-related glycosidases), protein MKSILTLTLIALVTGTVSFVKIDQQEQVQEYDYPFQNPQLPMEVRVNDLVSRLTLEEKVAQMLNAAPAIERLGIPAYDWWNEVLHGVARTPYRVTVYPQAIAMAATWDTAALAQMADYSALEGRAVFNKAVSEGKDGQRYMGLTYWTPNINIFRDPRWGRGQETYGEDPYLTSMLGRAFVRGLQGNDPKYLKAAACAKHYAVHSGPEPSRHVFDAKVSPYDLWDTYLPAFEELVVNAKVAGVMCAYNAFRGEPCCASDLLMNDILRNQWQFTGYVTSDCWAIDDFFKNHKTHPDAASASADAVMHGTDLDCGTDAYKSLVKAVKDGLITERQIDVSVNRLFNIRFRLGLFDPASMVKWAQTPPSVLESEPHKAHALKMAQQSIVLLKNERNVLPLRKNLKKIAVVGPNADNSIAVLGNYNGIPSEIVTALQGIRNKAGAGTEVVYERATTFTKDTLLVYTDISKQLSFNGKPGVQAEYFNNTELKGQPVATRMEDGIDHFWQEGEAVVGNIKAYNFSARYTTDFTASRTGDITFEVEGDDGYRFLVDGQEQLNAWTRNRWGAKSYKLETEQNKTYRLVLEYYQGEGKAGVQLRGGNYARTDFNALARRLKDADAIVFVGGISPQLEGEEMKVDEPGFEGGDRTTILLPKAQTDAMKALKATGKPVVFVMMTGSAIAAPWEAENIPAIVNAWYAGQSAGTAIADVLFGDYNPSGRLPLTFYKSDKDLPDFNEYSMDNRTYRYFNGQPLWGFGWGISYTTFVYDQLKVPVTSKTNSPLEVSVRVTNSGKRDGEEVVQLYLSHQDAPYKAPIRALKSFQRISLKSGESRVVNFRLRPQDLAVIGEDGTARYVPGKVLISVGGSQPDAKTAASKKTTAGTVTLN, encoded by the coding sequence ATGAAGTCCATTTTAACATTAACCTTGATTGCACTGGTAACTGGTACTGTTTCCTTCGTAAAGATTGATCAACAAGAACAGGTGCAGGAGTATGATTATCCTTTTCAAAACCCTCAACTCCCCATGGAAGTCCGGGTGAATGACCTGGTATCTCGCCTTACTCTGGAAGAAAAGGTAGCGCAAATGCTGAATGCTGCGCCTGCCATTGAGCGGCTTGGCATTCCTGCCTACGACTGGTGGAATGAAGTACTGCACGGCGTAGCCCGCACCCCCTACAGGGTAACTGTTTACCCACAGGCTATAGCCATGGCTGCCACTTGGGATACAGCGGCACTGGCACAAATGGCAGACTATTCTGCCCTGGAAGGACGTGCTGTTTTTAATAAAGCAGTGAGTGAAGGCAAAGACGGGCAGCGTTATATGGGACTTACATACTGGACGCCGAATATCAATATTTTCCGCGACCCGCGCTGGGGGCGGGGACAGGAAACCTATGGGGAAGACCCTTACTTAACCTCTATGCTGGGAAGGGCCTTTGTACGGGGACTGCAGGGCAATGATCCCAAATACCTGAAAGCTGCAGCCTGTGCCAAGCATTATGCCGTACACAGCGGTCCGGAACCTTCCAGGCATGTGTTCGATGCAAAAGTGAGCCCATATGATCTTTGGGATACCTACCTGCCTGCCTTTGAAGAGCTGGTGGTAAACGCTAAGGTGGCCGGCGTTATGTGCGCCTACAATGCCTTTAGGGGTGAACCCTGCTGTGCCAGCGACCTGCTGATGAACGATATTCTGCGGAACCAGTGGCAGTTTACCGGCTATGTTACTTCCGATTGCTGGGCCATCGACGACTTCTTTAAAAACCATAAAACCCATCCCGATGCAGCCAGTGCCTCGGCCGATGCCGTGATGCATGGAACCGACCTTGATTGCGGAACAGATGCCTATAAATCGCTGGTAAAGGCGGTGAAAGATGGACTGATCACCGAAAGACAAATTGATGTTTCGGTGAATAGGCTTTTCAACATACGCTTTCGCCTGGGCCTGTTCGATCCGGCATCTATGGTAAAATGGGCGCAAACACCACCCTCTGTGCTGGAGAGCGAACCTCATAAGGCGCATGCCCTTAAAATGGCACAGCAGTCTATTGTGCTGCTGAAAAATGAAAGAAATGTTTTGCCCCTGCGCAAAAATCTCAAGAAGATTGCAGTAGTAGGCCCCAATGCAGATAACTCCATTGCAGTGCTGGGCAATTACAATGGCATACCTTCTGAAATTGTAACAGCCCTGCAGGGCATCAGGAATAAAGCAGGTGCCGGTACCGAGGTAGTTTACGAACGGGCCACTACCTTCACCAAAGATACCCTGCTGGTGTATACTGATATCAGCAAGCAGCTAAGCTTTAACGGTAAGCCGGGGGTACAGGCTGAGTATTTTAACAACACTGAATTAAAGGGTCAACCCGTTGCCACGCGCATGGAGGATGGTATAGACCATTTCTGGCAGGAAGGCGAAGCCGTAGTAGGCAACATCAAAGCCTATAACTTTTCTGCCCGTTATACCACTGATTTTACCGCCAGCCGCACCGGCGATATTACCTTTGAAGTAGAGGGCGACGATGGTTATCGCTTTCTTGTTGATGGCCAGGAGCAGCTAAATGCCTGGACCCGCAATCGCTGGGGAGCTAAAAGCTATAAGCTTGAAACCGAACAGAACAAGACTTACCGCCTGGTGCTGGAATACTACCAGGGAGAGGGCAAAGCAGGCGTACAGCTACGGGGTGGTAATTATGCCAGAACAGATTTTAACGCACTGGCCCGCCGCCTGAAAGATGCCGATGCCATTGTATTTGTGGGTGGTATTTCGCCACAGCTGGAGGGTGAGGAAATGAAAGTGGACGAACCTGGCTTTGAAGGCGGCGACCGCACCACCATTTTACTGCCAAAGGCCCAGACAGATGCCATGAAGGCTCTGAAAGCTACCGGAAAACCAGTGGTGTTTGTGATGATGACCGGCAGTGCCATTGCCGCTCCATGGGAAGCCGAAAACATTCCTGCCATTGTAAATGCCTGGTATGCAGGCCAGTCTGCCGGTACAGCCATTGCCGATGTTCTTTTCGGTGACTATAACCCATCCGGCCGCCTGCCGCTCACTTTCTACAAAAGCGATAAAGATCTCCCTGATTTTAATGAATACAGCATGGATAACCGCACCTACCGTTATTTTAATGGTCAGCCGCTGTGGGGATTTGGCTGGGGGATAAGCTACACCACCTTTGTTTATGACCAGCTGAAAGTACCTGTCACCAGCAAAACCAACAGTCCGCTGGAGGTTAGTGTACGTGTTACCAACAGCGGGAAAAGAGATGGTGAAGAAGTGGTGCAGCTTTACTTAAGCCACCAGGACGCTCCTTACAAAGCACCCATTCGTGCTTTGAAAAGCTTTCAGAGAATTTCACTGAAAAGCGGCGAGAGCAGGGTAGTTAACTTTAGGCTACGCCCGCAGGACCTCGCTGTTATTGGCGAGGATGGAACTGCCCGATATGTGCCCGGCAAAGTTCTGATCAGTGTAGGCGGCAGCCAGCCCGATGCAAAAACCGCAGCCAGCAAAAAAACTACAGCTGGTACAGTTACCCTAAATTAA
- a CDS encoding hypothetical protein (COG3861 Uncharacterized protein conserved in bacteria): MKQTVIGIYDDRNKAVEAEQELIRNGFNKETVDISSSNAGTTETSHSSKSKGFFASLFGSDDEVNTYSDAASRGTVVTVHASSRNEAERAATILDKFGSIEIGDSRQSSRSGAGSASGHTNTTGDRTIPVIEEEMQIGKREVETGSTRIRSRIIERPVEEHLRLREEHISVDRRPVNRPANDADMNAFKDTTIEAREHAEVPIVNKQARVVEEVNVHKEVSEHDEAIRDTVRKQEVDVDKINPDKDRNKDRY; this comes from the coding sequence ATGAAACAAACGGTCATAGGCATCTATGACGATCGTAATAAAGCCGTGGAGGCAGAACAGGAACTAATCCGCAATGGTTTTAATAAGGAAACCGTTGATATATCCAGCAGTAACGCTGGTACTACTGAAACCTCACATAGCAGCAAGTCAAAAGGATTTTTTGCATCTTTGTTCGGAAGTGACGACGAAGTGAATACCTATTCTGATGCGGCTAGCCGTGGAACGGTAGTTACAGTACATGCCAGCTCCAGAAATGAAGCAGAGCGTGCTGCAACAATTCTGGATAAGTTTGGAAGTATAGAGATAGGCGATTCCCGCCAAAGCAGTCGTTCCGGAGCCGGATCTGCTTCAGGACATACCAATACAACTGGCGACAGGACAATTCCTGTTATTGAAGAAGAAATGCAAATTGGTAAACGTGAGGTGGAAACCGGAAGCACGCGTATCAGAAGCCGCATTATAGAGCGTCCGGTTGAGGAACATTTACGCCTGCGCGAAGAGCATATCAGTGTAGACAGACGCCCGGTAAACCGCCCGGCCAATGATGCTGATATGAATGCTTTTAAGGATACAACCATAGAAGCACGTGAACATGCCGAAGTACCCATTGTGAACAAACAAGCCAGGGTGGTAGAGGAAGTAAATGTTCATAAAGAAGTGAGTGAGCACGACGAAGCTATCCGCGACACAGTGCGCAAGCAGGAAGTTGATGTTGACAAGATCAACCCTGATAAGGATAGAAATAAAGATCGTTATTAA
- a CDS encoding response regulator receiver (COG2197 Response regulator containing a CheY-like receiver domain and an HTH DNA-binding domain) — translation MSLKTRIAIVEDNAAVREGFATVLNSIDQYMVVGLHETAEEAIRQIEEENPGIVLMDIGLPGMNGIEGIREMRRIKPRCQFIIISVHEDSELVFQALCAGATGYITKNSNYMEILNAIREVLSGGAPMSTKIARMVISSFQTNTYTPLTKREMEVLQELARGKSYSMIAKSLGITNETSRSHIKSIYSKLEVNTKYEALEKARKDKLI, via the coding sequence ATGAGTCTAAAGACCAGAATTGCAATAGTGGAAGACAATGCAGCCGTACGTGAAGGCTTTGCAACCGTGCTCAATAGCATTGATCAGTACATGGTGGTGGGGCTGCACGAAACAGCCGAAGAAGCCATCCGTCAGATAGAAGAAGAAAATCCTGGTATTGTGCTGATGGATATTGGCCTGCCCGGCATGAACGGCATTGAAGGTATTCGGGAAATGCGCAGGATAAAACCCAGGTGCCAGTTTATCATTATTTCCGTGCACGAAGACAGTGAGCTGGTCTTTCAGGCTTTATGTGCCGGCGCAACAGGCTATATTACTAAAAACTCCAATTATATGGAGATTCTCAATGCCATACGCGAAGTACTCTCCGGCGGAGCTCCCATGAGCACCAAAATAGCGCGTATGGTAATCAGTTCCTTTCAAACCAACACCTATACACCGCTCACCAAACGTGAGATGGAAGTGCTACAGGAACTGGCCCGCGGCAAAAGCTACAGCATGATTGCCAAAAGCCTGGGCATTACCAACGAAACCTCCAGAAGTCACATTAAAAGCATCTATTCAAAGCTGGAGGTAAACACCAAGTACGAGGCACTGGAGAAAGCCAGAAAGGACAAGCTGATCTGA